In a genomic window of Dyadobacter fermentans DSM 18053:
- a CDS encoding NAD kinase has translation MKIAIHGRNFNESARPFIENMFDELSRRKVEVQLSKSFRTFLDQAGISHYSEQVYEKPEELCDARLVVSMGGDGTLLETISHVGKRQIPAIGINVGRLGFLATVSPERITDMIAALENSQFRIDERTLVEVESNIDLFDGLNFGLNDFTITKTDTSSMITVHTYLNDEFLNSYWADGLIISTPTGSTGYSLSCGGPVLVPHSQNFIVTPISPHNLNVRPLVVEDTAVIRLEVKSRSSNFLVSLDARSRIVDENTQLLVRKAGFRARLIKMKDDSFLNTLRSKLSWGLDMRN, from the coding sequence ATGAAAATCGCCATTCACGGACGCAACTTTAACGAGTCCGCCAGACCTTTCATTGAAAACATGTTCGATGAACTGTCGCGCCGAAAAGTCGAGGTTCAGCTTTCGAAGTCGTTCCGGACTTTTCTGGATCAGGCCGGGATTTCGCATTATTCGGAACAGGTTTACGAAAAACCGGAAGAGCTCTGCGATGCGCGCCTGGTCGTGAGCATGGGTGGCGACGGCACGCTGCTGGAAACCATTTCGCACGTGGGCAAGCGGCAAATTCCGGCCATTGGGATCAATGTGGGGCGTCTGGGCTTCCTGGCGACCGTTTCGCCGGAACGCATCACCGACATGATCGCCGCGCTCGAAAACAGCCAGTTTCGCATCGACGAGCGCACATTGGTGGAGGTAGAGTCGAATATCGACCTGTTCGACGGACTGAACTTCGGTTTGAATGACTTCACGATCACCAAAACCGATACTTCGTCGATGATCACCGTCCACACTTACCTGAACGACGAATTTCTGAATTCCTACTGGGCCGACGGCCTCATCATTTCCACACCCACGGGCTCCACGGGCTATTCATTGAGCTGCGGAGGGCCTGTACTTGTGCCGCATTCGCAGAACTTCATCGTGACGCCCATCAGCCCACATAACCTCAATGTGCGACCGCTGGTGGTGGAAGATACTGCGGTGATCCGCCTGGAAGTGAAAAGCCGCAGCAGCAACTTCCTCGTGTCGCTCGATGCGCGTTCGCGCATTGTGGATGAAAACACGCAGCTGCTGGTGCGTAAGGCAGGCTTCCGGGCGCGCCTCATCAAGATGAAAGACGACAGTTTTCTGAATACCCTGAGAAGCAAGCTATCCTGGGGCCTCGATATGCGAAATTAG
- a CDS encoding alpha/beta fold hydrolase: MKYTVRAEGRFKFIDEGKGETLLLLHGLFGALSNWDGIIDHFSSRYRVVIPLLPIYELPPREAGLEALLAFLEDFVSFKNLTNVTAIGNSLGGHIGLLYTLKNQENVQRLVLTGSSGLFENSMGGSFPKRGSYDYIKERVAYTFYDPEVATKDLIDEVFETTSSIPKCMSIVGIAKSAQRHNLAKDLHQITVPTLLVWGLNDTITPPHVGYEFNRLIANSELYFIDKCCHAPMMEHPHEFNVILESFLEKDVSVPMA; the protein is encoded by the coding sequence ATGAAATATACAGTACGTGCAGAAGGCAGGTTCAAATTTATCGACGAGGGAAAGGGCGAGACGTTACTGCTTTTGCATGGCCTTTTCGGTGCATTGAGTAACTGGGATGGCATTATCGACCATTTTTCAAGTCGTTACCGGGTCGTTATTCCACTTCTTCCGATTTATGAACTTCCGCCGCGCGAGGCTGGCCTGGAAGCGCTGCTCGCCTTTCTGGAAGACTTTGTTTCATTTAAAAATCTAACCAACGTTACCGCTATCGGCAACTCGCTGGGTGGCCATATAGGCTTGCTATACACGCTGAAAAACCAGGAGAACGTGCAGCGGCTGGTCCTGACGGGCAGCTCGGGCCTGTTCGAAAACTCAATGGGCGGCTCGTTCCCGAAACGCGGAAGTTATGATTATATCAAGGAGCGCGTAGCATATACTTTCTACGATCCGGAGGTGGCGACGAAAGACCTGATCGACGAGGTGTTCGAAACCACATCCAGCATTCCGAAATGCATGAGCATCGTTGGAATCGCTAAATCGGCTCAGCGTCATAATCTGGCCAAAGATCTGCATCAGATCACCGTGCCTACGCTACTCGTGTGGGGCCTGAACGACACCATTACGCCGCCGCATGTCGGATACGAATTTAACCGCCTGATAGCCAACTCTGAATTGTACTTTATCGATAAGTGCTGCCATGCACCGATGATGGAACATCCGCACGAGTTCAACGTGATCCTGGAAAGCTTCCTCGAAAAAGACGTGTCGGTGCCCATGGCCTGA
- the tatC gene encoding twin-arginine translocase subunit TatC yields MSLDQDFEREDDEDGDGKEMSFISHLEELRWHVIRAGASILIFAIIAFIYIQEIYHYVIVAPSRPDFWTYRMLCKLSEITGYEDLCVKALNFKMQFIGMGDAFTMSMTSSVITGLLFAFPYAFWEIWRFIEPGLKPSEKRSARGAVFYVTSLFFSGVLFGYYIVSPLAINFLANYTLDPSIINEFSVASYISLVATLTLACGVAFQLPIVVFVLSKIGILTPAFMREYRKHSMIVILIVAAIITPSPDIYSQILVAIPLFLLYEISIMVSAKVEREKLREETRLAKLGGTLTED; encoded by the coding sequence ATGTCCCTGGACCAGGATTTTGAAAGAGAAGACGATGAAGACGGCGATGGCAAGGAAATGTCGTTTATCTCGCATCTCGAGGAATTAAGATGGCATGTGATCCGCGCTGGCGCTTCTATTCTGATATTCGCCATTATTGCGTTCATTTATATTCAGGAAATCTACCATTACGTGATCGTCGCGCCCTCGCGGCCCGATTTCTGGACTTACCGGATGCTTTGCAAGCTGTCGGAGATTACCGGGTATGAGGATTTGTGCGTGAAGGCATTGAATTTCAAAATGCAGTTCATCGGGATGGGGGATGCCTTTACGATGAGTATGACGTCGTCGGTCATCACCGGCTTGCTCTTCGCATTCCCGTATGCATTCTGGGAAATATGGCGTTTTATAGAGCCCGGACTGAAACCTTCCGAAAAAAGATCGGCGCGTGGAGCGGTATTTTATGTAACATCGTTATTCTTCTCGGGCGTACTTTTCGGCTATTATATCGTCTCGCCGCTCGCGATCAACTTTCTTGCCAACTACACTCTGGACCCGTCCATTATCAATGAATTCAGCGTGGCGTCGTACATTTCACTGGTCGCAACCCTGACCCTCGCTTGCGGTGTGGCTTTCCAGTTGCCAATCGTCGTATTTGTTTTGTCTAAAATCGGCATTCTTACGCCAGCTTTTATGCGTGAATACCGCAAGCATTCAATGATCGTTATCCTTATCGTGGCCGCGATCATCACGCCTTCGCCCGACATTTACAGCCAGATTCTCGTCGCAATTCCTTTGTTCCTGCTTTATGAGATCAGCATCATGGTGTCGGCAAAAGTGGAACGTGAAAAGCTGCGTGAAGAAACGCGCCTTGCTAAACTGGGCGGAACGTTAACCGAAGACTGA
- a CDS encoding aminotransferase class I/II-fold pyridoxal phosphate-dependent enzyme — translation MNTYHTSKLPGRIVETTDGAQFLWFSGTDYLGMGHDEDLRRYLSVATESFGNHYGSSRNNSLRLDIYENAERQLAVFLQSDSALIVSCGMWAGQLLMKEIENIVQQAGKTAQIAYHYAPGVHPALWGNAFDRNNGEWSDWATKTVSKINAAEPNTAHIICTNAVGSPMVKAFDFSLFNTIPQQANVWLLVDESHSLGIVGAGGNGVAERINPQLLQQTIFVSSLNKALGIPAGAVWGSENVIESLRKSPWFAGASPPAPAYAYALKMLLEQNKYAAARATLMEKVRYFNAKMNGILPFQTVPDYPVFCSLNAALFDHLLNNGIMASCFSYPSPTDTPVTRIAISSLHQKEDLDRLAEVCKQFFA, via the coding sequence GTGAACACTTATCACACCAGCAAACTTCCCGGCCGCATCGTCGAAACTACCGACGGGGCGCAATTTCTATGGTTCAGCGGCACCGATTACCTTGGAATGGGCCACGACGAAGATCTTCGTAGGTATTTAAGTGTGGCTACGGAAAGCTTCGGAAATCACTACGGTAGCTCCAGAAATAATAGTCTGCGACTCGATATTTATGAAAATGCGGAACGGCAACTGGCTGTTTTCCTGCAAAGTGATTCGGCATTGATCGTTTCGTGCGGGATGTGGGCAGGACAGTTGCTGATGAAGGAGATTGAAAACATCGTTCAGCAGGCAGGGAAAACTGCTCAGATTGCTTACCACTACGCACCGGGTGTACATCCTGCATTATGGGGAAATGCATTTGACCGAAACAATGGCGAATGGAGTGATTGGGCAACAAAAACGGTCAGCAAGATCAATGCTGCTGAACCGAATACGGCACATATCATCTGCACGAATGCCGTGGGATCTCCGATGGTGAAGGCATTTGATTTTTCGCTTTTCAATACCATTCCCCAACAAGCCAATGTATGGTTGCTGGTGGACGAATCGCACTCACTAGGCATTGTAGGTGCTGGTGGAAATGGCGTGGCAGAACGCATTAACCCGCAACTTTTACAACAAACGATCTTTGTGTCCTCCCTCAACAAGGCACTGGGCATTCCCGCCGGGGCCGTTTGGGGTTCGGAAAATGTGATTGAATCGTTGCGGAAATCGCCATGGTTCGCGGGCGCGTCGCCGCCGGCGCCTGCCTATGCCTACGCATTGAAAATGCTTTTAGAGCAAAATAAATATGCGGCCGCGCGGGCTACTCTGATGGAGAAGGTTCGTTATTTCAATGCGAAAATGAATGGCATTTTACCGTTCCAGACGGTTCCGGACTACCCTGTTTTCTGCTCGTTGAATGCCGCGTTGTTCGACCACCTGTTGAACAACGGCATTATGGCTTCCTGCTTCTCCTACCCTTCGCCGACCGACACCCCGGTTACCCGCATTGCGATCAGCAGCCTGCATCAAAAAGAAGACCTCGACCGGCTGGCCGAGGTCTGTAAGCAGTTTTTTGCCTGA
- a CDS encoding alpha/beta hydrolase: MTKLFVMPVALLLMLAAPLCAQTEMPLYPGNIPNATGAEDQEANKDNVVRNVSKPTLTAFLPPAGTAKGPAVIVCPGGGYGVLVIEREGYRVAKELNKQGIAAFVLKYRLPSDRTMKDKALGPLQDAQQAIKTVREKASEWNIDPAKIGIMGFSAGGHLASTAGTHYDSSFIDNPQKTSLRPDFMILVYPVISFEGKIGHKGSATNLLGASASVERAHYFSNEKQVTASTPPAYLTHAGDDATVPVSNSLRFYEALQAKGIAADMHIYSQGQHGYPKTPSFDEWFGRCLHWMRTTGFLPGN; the protein is encoded by the coding sequence ATGACAAAGCTATTCGTGATGCCGGTTGCGCTCCTGCTGATGCTGGCTGCACCGCTCTGTGCCCAGACGGAAATGCCGCTTTACCCCGGAAATATCCCCAATGCCACAGGTGCCGAGGACCAGGAAGCGAATAAAGACAATGTAGTCCGGAATGTTTCCAAGCCCACTCTTACGGCATTTTTGCCGCCAGCCGGCACTGCGAAAGGCCCCGCGGTGATCGTGTGCCCGGGCGGCGGCTATGGCGTGCTGGTGATCGAGCGCGAGGGATACCGGGTGGCGAAGGAGCTGAACAAGCAGGGCATTGCCGCATTCGTACTCAAATACCGGCTTCCGAGCGACCGTACCATGAAGGACAAGGCGCTGGGACCCTTACAGGACGCGCAGCAGGCCATTAAAACGGTCCGCGAGAAGGCCAGCGAATGGAACATCGATCCTGCCAAAATCGGAATTATGGGTTTCTCGGCCGGTGGCCATCTTGCTTCTACGGCTGGCACGCATTACGACAGCAGCTTCATCGACAATCCTCAAAAGACAAGCCTCCGCCCCGATTTCATGATCCTCGTTTATCCCGTGATCAGTTTTGAGGGCAAAATCGGCCACAAAGGCTCTGCGACTAACCTGCTCGGCGCTTCGGCCTCAGTCGAGCGCGCGCACTATTTTTCCAACGAAAAGCAGGTGACGGCCTCCACGCCGCCCGCTTACTTGACGCACGCCGGCGACGACGCGACGGTGCCGGTATCCAACAGCCTCCGCTTCTACGAGGCTTTGCAGGCGAAAGGCATTGCCGCCGACATGCACATTTACTCCCAGGGCCAGCATGGCTATCCGAAGACGCCATCGTTCGACGAGTGGTTTGGCCGGTGCCTGCATTGGATGCGCACAACGGGCTTTTTGCCGGGCAACTGA
- a CDS encoding polysaccharide biosynthesis protein, with the protein MQTRPHTCTFRPEDLLGRSPIVLDRDNIIREIKGRSVLITGAAGTIGSELAAQVCACAPARLVLVDQAESPLHDLDLLLTEQYPQTDINTCIGSITDALRMSDIFAHSKVDTVLHAAAYKHVPLMERHPYEVIKTNVFGTKILADLAVSHGVGKFVYISTDKAIKPASVMGATKRFAEIYLQNLANRFPDRTRFIITRFGNVLGSNGSFLLRFAQQIREGGPITVTHPHAERYMMTVTEACQLVLAAAAISNGHEILSFDMGEPVRVADMAKRMIELAGLGPGTDIQIRFTGLRPGEKLSEEPPSGPACARGKIQSTAFSGDAASWMQQWLPALQNALTSCEPERMVSILKSAIPEYISANSPFARLDVLRQASEAVAPAV; encoded by the coding sequence ATGCAAACCAGACCGCACACCTGCACATTCAGGCCGGAAGACCTCCTCGGCCGCTCCCCCATCGTACTCGACCGTGATAATATCATCCGGGAAATCAAAGGCCGCTCCGTCCTCATCACCGGCGCCGCCGGGACGATCGGCAGCGAACTTGCCGCGCAGGTCTGCGCATGTGCGCCCGCAAGGCTGGTGCTCGTGGATCAGGCAGAAAGCCCATTGCACGACCTCGACCTTTTACTGACTGAACAATATCCTCAAACCGACATTAACACCTGCATCGGCAGCATTACCGATGCGCTGCGGATGTCTGACATTTTCGCGCATTCGAAGGTCGACACCGTGCTGCACGCCGCTGCCTACAAGCATGTCCCACTGATGGAGCGACATCCTTACGAGGTGATCAAAACGAATGTTTTCGGTACCAAAATACTGGCTGACCTGGCAGTATCGCATGGCGTGGGCAAGTTTGTTTACATTTCAACCGACAAAGCCATCAAGCCCGCCAGCGTGATGGGTGCCACCAAACGCTTTGCCGAAATATACCTTCAAAACCTGGCTAACAGATTTCCCGACCGGACGCGGTTCATCATCACACGTTTTGGAAATGTACTGGGCTCCAATGGCTCGTTTCTGCTCCGTTTTGCACAACAAATCCGCGAAGGCGGACCGATCACCGTCACACATCCGCACGCCGAGCGGTACATGATGACCGTCACCGAAGCCTGCCAGCTCGTGCTGGCAGCCGCAGCGATCAGTAACGGCCACGAAATTCTCTCCTTCGACATGGGTGAGCCTGTGCGCGTAGCCGACATGGCCAAACGGATGATCGAGCTTGCGGGCTTAGGGCCGGGGACGGATATCCAAATCCGCTTTACCGGCTTGCGACCGGGTGAAAAGTTATCGGAAGAGCCGCCTTCCGGCCCGGCCTGCGCGAGGGGGAAAATCCAAAGCACCGCCTTCTCCGGCGACGCCGCCTCGTGGATGCAGCAATGGCTGCCCGCATTGCAGAATGCGCTCACATCCTGCGAGCCCGAACGAATGGTAAGCATTCTCAAATCGGCAATCCCCGAGTACATCAGCGCCAATTCGCCATTTGCACGGCTTGATGTGCTGCGCCAAGCATCCGAGGCCGTGGCACCGGCCGTTTGA
- a CDS encoding dipeptide epimerase, which produces MRLTFHTFDLQLKHTFTIAHDSRDVQQTLIVQLNDGTFAGFGEATSNPYYGVTIDNMIAALDRVKQIVEEGRYGSAEELWALAHPLLKDHPFAQCALDEAAQDYFAKKRGLKLYEAWGLSPEHIPMTNFTIGIDTVEKMVAKMQELPWPIYKIKLGTDEDLRIVTELRKNTDALFRVDANCGWTAEKTIELAPQLAALGVEFIEQPLPADDIAGMKKVFEASALPVIADESCIIEADVAKCQGLFHGINIKLTKCGGPTAALRMIAEARSLGMKTMVGCMTETSVGISAIAHLLPLLDYVDMDGSLLIRNDPATGVTFDFGKVIYATGNGTGAALKPEFVSR; this is translated from the coding sequence ATGCGCCTTACCTTCCACACTTTCGACCTCCAACTGAAACACACCTTCACCATCGCGCACGACTCGCGCGACGTGCAGCAAACGCTGATCGTACAGCTGAACGACGGCACCTTTGCAGGATTCGGCGAAGCCACTTCCAACCCCTATTATGGGGTCACGATCGACAATATGATCGCCGCATTGGACAGGGTGAAGCAAATCGTGGAAGAGGGCCGTTACGGCTCCGCGGAAGAGCTTTGGGCGCTTGCGCATCCGCTTCTTAAAGATCATCCATTTGCACAATGTGCCCTGGACGAGGCTGCGCAGGATTATTTTGCCAAAAAAAGGGGCCTGAAACTCTACGAAGCATGGGGCCTCTCGCCGGAACATATTCCGATGACCAACTTCACGATCGGCATCGACACGGTGGAAAAGATGGTGGCCAAAATGCAGGAGCTTCCCTGGCCGATTTACAAGATCAAACTCGGAACCGACGAAGACCTGCGCATTGTTACGGAATTAAGAAAAAATACCGATGCGCTGTTTCGCGTGGATGCCAACTGCGGCTGGACGGCCGAAAAAACCATCGAACTTGCGCCCCAACTGGCTGCATTAGGTGTCGAGTTCATCGAGCAGCCATTGCCTGCCGACGACATCGCGGGCATGAAAAAAGTGTTTGAAGCGAGCGCATTGCCTGTCATTGCCGACGAAAGCTGCATTATCGAAGCGGACGTGGCCAAATGCCAGGGCTTGTTTCACGGTATCAACATCAAACTCACCAAATGCGGTGGCCCCACTGCGGCATTGCGGATGATCGCCGAAGCCAGGTCGCTGGGCATGAAAACGATGGTAGGCTGCATGACCGAGACTAGCGTAGGCATCTCAGCCATCGCACATTTGCTCCCGCTGCTCGACTACGTGGATATGGACGGCTCGCTCCTGATCCGCAACGATCCTGCCACCGGCGTAACTTTCGACTTTGGAAAGGTAATTTATGCCACAGGCAACGGCACCGGCGCTGCATTGAAACCCGAATTCGTTTCGCGGTGA
- a CDS encoding CBS domain-containing protein has product MLAATLINPMIPVLKPSDSVGTALDWMDEFGVKQLIVADSGVYQGIVSEDILFDITDISEHLSKVIIQHKDIFATEDQHPYELLRLVNQFGLMIIPVLHEDRTFAGSILVNDLVERFVNELGVQEKGAVIVLKIEERDYSLSEISRLIESNGVKILSSYYSSGEIYNPTNEARLTLKLNRTHITPIIATLERFGYEVEEAHANDPIETLDQERLDMLLRYLAT; this is encoded by the coding sequence ATGCTCGCAGCCACTCTGATAAATCCAATGATTCCCGTACTGAAACCGAGCGATTCGGTGGGTACGGCTTTGGATTGGATGGACGAGTTTGGCGTGAAGCAGCTGATCGTCGCCGACTCCGGTGTTTACCAGGGCATTGTGTCCGAAGATATTCTCTTCGACATTACCGATATTTCGGAGCACCTTTCCAAAGTAATCATCCAGCATAAGGACATTTTTGCCACCGAAGACCAGCATCCTTATGAGCTGCTCCGGCTGGTAAACCAGTTCGGGCTCATGATCATTCCCGTGCTGCATGAGGACCGCACATTTGCCGGAAGCATCCTGGTGAACGACCTCGTGGAGCGGTTCGTGAACGAGCTGGGCGTGCAGGAAAAAGGCGCCGTGATTGTCCTTAAAATAGAAGAACGCGACTATTCGCTCTCTGAAATCAGCCGGCTGATCGAATCGAATGGCGTGAAAATACTCAGCAGTTACTATTCTTCGGGCGAAATTTACAACCCTACCAACGAAGCCCGGCTGACTTTGAAGCTCAACCGGACCCACATTACCCCCATTATCGCCACATTGGAACGGTTCGGGTATGAGGTCGAAGAAGCACATGCCAACGACCCCATCGAAACCCTCGATCAGGAGCGCCTCGATATGCTTTTGCGCTACCTCGCCACCTAG
- the recF gene encoding DNA replication/repair protein RecF (All proteins in this family for which functions are known are DNA-binding proteins that assist the filamentation of RecA onto DNA for the initiation of recombination or recombinational repair.) has protein sequence MWLEKLRLTYFKSYEEKAFVFGEHVNCIVGENGSGKTNLLDAIYFLTLTKSAFHNQDALGIRHINDFFLLDGVFNEHGKHIQITCSLQRGQRKVFMADKKHYDRLSDHIGLFPVVLIAPDDTDLIREGSEERRRFFDGVLGQAVPGYLTDFLQYNKILTQRNGLLKFFAERNHLDEDLLETYNEPLIVLSQRIHQHRAAFMEKFVPLFYKFYEFLSSGHEKVDVIYESEVVSPDFPAEFRRNRSRDLHAQRTGKGIHKDEYVFEIDGVTLKKFGSQGQQKSFLIALKLAQFELLKEEKGKTPILLLDDIFDKLDDRRIHKLIELIDTGFLAQVFITDARPERSQRILEHVKADVRFFEIEKVLKG, from the coding sequence ATGTGGCTAGAAAAGCTCCGTCTTACATACTTTAAAAGCTATGAGGAGAAGGCCTTTGTTTTTGGAGAACATGTGAACTGTATTGTGGGCGAGAACGGCAGCGGCAAGACCAACCTGCTCGACGCGATCTATTTTCTGACCCTTACCAAAAGCGCATTCCATAACCAGGACGCGCTGGGCATCCGCCATATCAACGATTTTTTCCTGCTTGACGGCGTTTTCAACGAACACGGTAAGCACATTCAGATCACATGCAGCCTACAACGCGGCCAGCGCAAGGTGTTTATGGCCGATAAAAAGCATTATGACCGCCTCAGCGACCATATCGGCCTTTTTCCTGTTGTCCTCATTGCCCCGGACGATACCGATCTCATCCGCGAGGGCAGCGAAGAACGCCGCCGCTTTTTCGACGGCGTGCTGGGCCAGGCCGTGCCCGGTTACCTGACCGATTTTTTGCAGTACAACAAGATATTAACCCAGCGAAACGGCCTTCTCAAATTTTTCGCCGAACGCAATCACCTCGACGAAGACCTGCTCGAAACGTACAACGAGCCCCTGATTGTCCTTTCGCAGCGCATTCACCAGCACCGGGCGGCATTCATGGAAAAATTCGTCCCGCTATTCTATAAATTTTACGAATTCCTCAGCAGCGGTCACGAAAAAGTGGACGTGATCTACGAAAGCGAAGTCGTCAGCCCGGACTTCCCCGCCGAATTCCGCCGCAACCGCAGCCGCGACCTCCACGCGCAACGCACAGGCAAAGGCATTCACAAGGATGAGTACGTTTTCGAAATAGACGGGGTTACGCTTAAAAAATTCGGCTCACAAGGCCAGCAAAAGTCCTTTCTGATCGCCCTGAAACTCGCGCAATTCGAACTATTAAAAGAAGAAAAAGGCAAAACGCCCATCCTACTGCTGGACGATATCTTCGACAAGCTTGACGACCGGCGCATTCACAAACTGATCGAGCTGATTGATACGGGATTTTTAGCGCAGGTTTTCATCACCGATGCCCGGCCGGAGCGCTCGCAGCGGATTTTGGAGCATGTGAAGGCGGATGTAAGGTTTTTTGAGATTGAGAAGGTGTTGAAAGGATAG
- the pdhA gene encoding pyruvate dehydrogenase (acetyl-transferring) E1 component subunit alpha: MATVTEKKKASAPKKLQHPKEQYMFWFENMLLQRRFEEKSGQLYGQQKIRGFCHLYIGQEACSSGAVSALKKGDKYITAYRDHGIPLALGTSPNAIMAELYGKKTGTTKGKGGSMHIFDKEVGFIGGHGIVGGQIPLGAGIAFAEKYNKTDNLCICYFGDGAIRQGSFHETLNMAMSWKLPVIFVVENNGYAMGTSVARTSNVTELYTLGEAYDIPSEPVDGMSVEAIHEAVSRAAERARKGEGPTFLEFRTYRYRGHSMSDPQKYRSKEEVEEYKHRDPIEQIRAVILENKLATEEELDNIDKKVKEIVAESVQFAEESEWPDPKEAYTDVYVENDYPFVMD; the protein is encoded by the coding sequence ATGGCCACCGTTACTGAGAAAAAGAAAGCATCAGCCCCCAAAAAGTTACAGCATCCGAAGGAGCAATACATGTTCTGGTTCGAGAATATGCTTTTACAACGCCGTTTTGAAGAAAAATCGGGCCAGTTGTACGGTCAGCAGAAGATTCGTGGTTTTTGTCACCTCTACATCGGCCAGGAAGCCTGCTCTTCCGGCGCGGTGAGTGCCTTGAAAAAGGGCGACAAGTACATTACCGCTTATCGTGACCACGGTATTCCTCTCGCATTGGGCACCAGCCCGAACGCGATCATGGCTGAGCTTTACGGCAAAAAAACCGGTACTACCAAAGGTAAGGGCGGTTCCATGCACATTTTTGATAAAGAAGTAGGGTTCATCGGAGGCCACGGTATCGTGGGCGGCCAGATTCCCCTTGGCGCTGGTATCGCATTCGCCGAAAAATATAACAAAACCGATAACCTGTGTATCTGCTACTTCGGTGACGGAGCGATCCGCCAAGGTTCATTCCACGAAACGCTGAATATGGCGATGAGCTGGAAACTGCCCGTGATCTTCGTGGTCGAAAACAACGGTTATGCAATGGGTACTTCCGTAGCGCGTACTTCGAACGTGACGGAGCTTTACACATTGGGAGAAGCTTACGACATTCCTTCCGAGCCGGTTGACGGTATGAGCGTGGAGGCAATCCACGAAGCGGTTTCCCGCGCTGCCGAACGTGCACGCAAAGGCGAAGGACCTACTTTCCTCGAATTCCGTACGTATCGTTACCGCGGGCACTCGATGTCCGATCCGCAGAAATACCGTTCGAAAGAGGAGGTTGAAGAATACAAACACCGCGATCCGATCGAGCAGATCCGCGCGGTGATCCTTGAAAACAAGCTGGCTACGGAAGAGGAGCTGGATAACATCGATAAAAAAGTAAAAGAAATCGTTGCGGAATCCGTGCAGTTCGCCGAGGAATCGGAATGGCCGGACCCGAAAGAAGCTTACACGGATGTGTACGTGGAGAACGATTATCCTTTTGTAATGGATTAA
- a CDS encoding type II toxin-antitoxin system RelE/ParE family toxin → MKSGVVYEIKWSPLAKKDYTDIISYLYDVGGDRSAEKFTDSLQASLERLERYPYIGTADEIIPSMRKLLLYKRYRLAYTVFENTVLVMNITHSSQRR, encoded by the coding sequence ATGAAATCAGGCGTGGTTTACGAGATAAAATGGAGTCCGCTCGCAAAGAAAGATTACACTGACATAATAAGTTATCTTTATGATGTCGGCGGTGATCGAAGTGCCGAAAAGTTTACGGATAGTCTTCAAGCCAGCTTGGAAAGGTTGGAGCGTTACCCCTACATCGGCACGGCAGACGAAATTATCCCTTCGATGCGGAAACTGCTACTTTACAAGCGGTACCGCTTGGCCTACACGGTGTTTGAAAATACTGTCCTGGTTATGAATATCACGCATTCCTCGCAGCGTCGCTAG